Proteins encoded in a region of the bacterium genome:
- a CDS encoding polymer-forming cytoskeletal protein: MKEPRATITNIIGVGTIVNGRLKVEGSIRVDGTVEGNLDVTEAIIIGKTGKVRGDIHAKEFMLAGSIDGNIFIGGRAEFGTGSRLKGDIKCKQLIIEEGVMFDGNCSMSDREMQAKPQFFKGQRERSTAGAIDLD; the protein is encoded by the coding sequence ATGAAAGAACCAAGAGCTACTATTACTAATATCATTGGTGTTGGAACAATCGTCAACGGAAGACTTAAAGTAGAAGGAAGTATAAGAGTTGATGGAACTGTAGAGGGAAACCTTGATGTTACGGAAGCAATAATTATTGGCAAAACAGGCAAAGTAAGGGGAGATATTCATGCAAAAGAATTTATGCTTGCCGGTAGTATAGATGGAAATATATTCATAGGTGGAAGGGCAGAATTTGGGACAGGTTCAAGACTTAAAGGTGACATAAAATGCAAACAACTTATTATAGAAGAGGGAGTTATGTTTGATGGTAATTGTTCCATGAGCGATAGGGAAATGCAAGCCAAACCTCAATTTTTTAAAGGACAAAGGGAAAGATCAACAGCAGGTGCTATCGATTTAGATTAA
- a CDS encoding hydrogenase/urease maturation nickel metallochaperone HypA produces the protein MHEFTIAKEIVMHLNEFKKRQDKLTIIGLNIELGEFTFANEEQIKFWLKELLKNTNKTNLKINIKRIKPVVYCNKCGYSGNIKFSADPVYHFLLPDLRCKKCNSKKIDLIKGRECNLKSVKVKKIPRKKKGLL, from the coding sequence ATGCACGAATTCACAATTGCAAAAGAAATTGTTATGCATTTAAATGAATTTAAAAAACGGCAAGATAAGCTAACAATAATTGGTCTAAATATTGAACTTGGAGAATTTACATTTGCAAACGAAGAACAAATTAAGTTCTGGCTAAAAGAATTGCTAAAAAACACAAATAAAACCAATCTTAAGATTAATATAAAAAGAATAAAACCTGTTGTTTATTGTAATAAGTGTGGTTATAGTGGAAATATAAAATTTTCCGCTGACCCTGTATATCATTTTTTATTACCTGATTTGAGATGTAAAAAATGCAATTCCAAGAAGATTGATTTAATAAAAGGGCGGGAGTGTAATCTGAAAAGCGTAAAGGTAAAAAAAATCCCACGAAAAAAGAAAGGCTTACTTTAA
- a CDS encoding acyl-CoA dehydrogenase, whose translation MDFELNADQKMLQEMIRKFAKAEIEPMAAEIDREAKFPKGNIKKLGKLGLMGVVVPEMYGGAGFDFFSLAIVVEELSKVCPSTGVIVAVHNALICYSIYNFGTEEQKKKWLPSLCKGDKIGAIGITEPNAGSDVAGMESTAVLDGDNYILNGTKRFITNAGEASIFIIFAYTNKELKHKGISAFVVERDTPGFTIGKHEDLMGMRGTSNSELMFENVKIPKTNILGKEGDGFKICMHLLDVSRIDIGAQALGVAEGAFDTAIKYAKERKVFEKPIAEFQLIQAMITEMATQIEAARWLVYYAAYCKDSGIPKFSRYSAMAKFFASETAVNVSRKALQIHGGYGYTKDYPIERFYRDAKILEIYEGTSEIQKLVIARDILK comes from the coding sequence ATGGATTTTGAATTAAATGCAGATCAAAAAATGTTACAGGAAATGATTCGTAAATTCGCTAAAGCAGAGATAGAACCTATGGCAGCAGAGATAGATAGAGAAGCTAAATTTCCAAAGGGAAATATAAAAAAGCTAGGAAAGTTAGGATTAATGGGAGTTGTAGTGCCTGAAATGTATGGCGGCGCAGGATTTGACTTTTTTTCTCTTGCTATTGTAGTAGAGGAACTTTCAAAGGTTTGTCCTTCCACCGGTGTTATTGTTGCCGTTCATAATGCTCTCATTTGCTATTCTATTTATAATTTTGGAACAGAAGAACAGAAGAAAAAATGGTTACCTTCCCTTTGTAAAGGAGACAAGATAGGTGCCATAGGAATTACTGAACCCAACGCAGGATCAGATGTGGCAGGAATGGAATCAACAGCTGTATTAGATGGAGATAATTATATACTTAACGGGACAAAAAGATTTATTACTAACGCAGGAGAAGCCAGTATTTTCATTATTTTTGCCTACACCAACAAAGAATTAAAACATAAAGGGATAAGTGCTTTTGTAGTAGAACGAGACACCCCCGGATTTACGATAGGAAAACATGAGGATTTAATGGGAATGCGAGGAACTTCTAATTCCGAATTAATGTTTGAGAACGTAAAAATACCAAAAACCAACATTCTTGGCAAAGAAGGAGATGGATTCAAGATTTGTATGCACTTGCTTGATGTATCAAGAATTGACATTGGCGCACAAGCATTAGGCGTTGCAGAAGGGGCTTTTGATACAGCCATAAAATATGCCAAAGAAAGAAAAGTATTTGAGAAACCAATCGCTGAATTCCAGCTAATTCAGGCAATGATTACAGAAATGGCAACACAAATAGAAGCAGCAAGATGGCTTGTTTATTATGCAGCTTATTGTAAAGATAGCGGTATACCTAAATTTTCGCGTTATTCCGCGATGGCAAAATTTTTTGCTTCAGAAACAGCTGTTAATGTATCCAGAAAAGCATTACAAATCCATGGGGGGTATGGATATACAAAAGACTACCCAATTGAACGTTTTTACAGAGATGCTAAGATTTTAGAGATATATGAAGGGACTTCTGAAATACAAAAACTCGTTATTGCAAGAGATATTTTGAAGTAA
- a CDS encoding C25 family cysteine peptidase — protein MWLFLLILTGNLTTTNPVPTKTTPQAKQSQGIVPQQNQTTAKDKDKKIQGNVGPVNGTTISKKTQEDVSNSPRTIEVLNSSKSGIDFIYNTGEIYETSPYILNADVQPEAGKPALPVTYVTIGIPIGAKVEIQFEELKGEETRNKEVPPLQDFTSKEKDKTLYAQDIFWPSKVVEIAERNIYRGQEIIKLRINPIRYNPVRKTMAINKSLKVHLKFSGGSGTYRQDKIFENTFKAVLLNYEQAKNWRLSSPLKSSRKYSTGSWYKIEVSAEGIYKIDRNQLNSVGIGRIDPTTIKIYNGGSKMVTNFGDSLIEIPISILPDTSILFYATVLAGYGKNESEYFNPFTNTNIYWLTYGESQGKRDSLESSGSGTAASYFGDTLHIEQDNECPAKCGLSWVWERIEREPGTHSIAKNYTFNATGVYSTSCNITVAVYGWYTDMSSGAKERSDTMRHRIKIYLNNTEIMDKKWIGPNEYPQKTFEGVASSLKEGQNTLKFEVVKDDSSTDKDILFFDWFEVRYSKSYRASNGELKFHGKDKFTITDFQESPIIFNISNPLHPVKVYGSSFANGTAEFYGTEGNYYASCRYKSISSIKTESPYNLRNKTAVVKNIIISPSDFMEYAIRLKDYRNNYGMATEVVALNDIYNNFSWGLSSSPYAIKNFLTYAYDNWGEPGYCLLLGAGTFAYKSDVPKNRIPAREEGYKVGEYGYPPQSNYCWDDWFTDRDFAIGRITAKSKEEASNAVDKLIKYETSQGVWQNRVLLISDDEYPDRDMFVANLERCANMLPKEYDAFKVYSMNYPLEGTVKPRAENDIIRNIDKGMYMTLASGHGNLYLFCHEVLFYNPRDIDALNNSVKNPIWQFWSCGVGCFDRIDDDCMADYLQKVYNKGAIASVASTRTTGGSSGMDTLLISLLLKQKLNTLGQGMYGRSLAKDLQVNENLFADPATRLPERVISVEIDSFSNVIRGGEKLIVKGKAPGAKFAFITVRSSEYTYTYNYNSISYAGITGSTKYKMRGRMLMGPDQKPFQLIDDILFEGVTEVKNGVWEQEFFIPELDSIQDTLICGDQAKISVFAWNGNLCGNTYKDISAKWGKGNIKDITGPKITMAANGKTIKLGEPDTFFTVPGQFTFSATLEDESGINIFNRITPLNLVLALKIKSGKLLDFNVQLADYFQYDVGSCTRGRVSYQLDLTEKIDTLVFQASDNLGNTSVTTAILRIEPASELTLTKVMNFPNPVRGEHTEFHFFLSKQSSVTIKIYTVSGRFIKTIESAALLPGSNKIYWDTRDKLGNRVANGIYMYKINAVSEGSTREEISKVYKLMILR, from the coding sequence ATGTGGTTATTTCTATTAATATTAACAGGAAACTTGACGACAACAAACCCTGTCCCGACAAAAACAACTCCGCAAGCCAAACAAAGTCAAGGAATTGTACCGCAGCAGAACCAGACAACAGCCAAAGACAAGGATAAAAAGATACAAGGAAATGTGGGGCCCGTAAATGGGACAACAATCTCAAAAAAAACTCAAGAGGATGTAAGTAATTCACCGCGGACAATTGAAGTATTAAATTCGTCTAAAAGCGGAATAGATTTTATATACAACACCGGAGAGATATATGAGACTTCGCCTTACATACTAAACGCGGACGTTCAACCTGAAGCAGGGAAGCCTGCGTTGCCTGTAACATACGTAACCATAGGTATTCCTATTGGTGCTAAAGTAGAAATCCAATTTGAAGAATTAAAGGGAGAGGAAACAAGGAACAAAGAAGTTCCTCCTCTGCAGGATTTCACATCAAAAGAAAAAGACAAGACGCTTTATGCACAGGACATATTCTGGCCATCAAAAGTAGTAGAAATAGCAGAAAGGAACATTTACAGAGGGCAGGAAATAATAAAACTAAGAATAAATCCAATCAGATACAACCCAGTTAGAAAAACCATGGCAATAAACAAGAGTTTAAAAGTGCATCTAAAATTTTCCGGAGGCAGCGGAACTTACAGGCAAGACAAGATATTTGAAAATACATTTAAAGCCGTATTGCTTAACTACGAACAGGCAAAGAACTGGAGATTATCGTCCCCTTTAAAATCTTCCCGTAAATACTCTACCGGTTCGTGGTACAAGATAGAGGTTTCAGCGGAAGGCATATACAAAATAGACAGGAATCAGCTTAATTCCGTTGGCATTGGCAGAATTGATCCGACTACTATAAAAATTTATAATGGTGGCAGTAAAATGGTTACAAATTTTGGGGACAGTTTGATTGAAATTCCGATATCCATATTACCTGATACAAGTATTCTATTTTATGCTACTGTATTAGCAGGTTACGGGAAAAACGAATCGGAATACTTCAATCCATTTACAAATACAAACATATATTGGTTGACTTACGGAGAATCGCAAGGAAAAAGAGACAGTTTAGAAAGCAGTGGGAGTGGAACAGCAGCGTCATATTTTGGAGACACCCTACATATTGAACAGGACAATGAATGTCCTGCAAAATGTGGATTATCTTGGGTTTGGGAAAGAATCGAAAGGGAACCCGGAACTCATAGTATCGCAAAAAATTATACGTTTAACGCAACGGGAGTTTACAGCACTTCCTGTAATATTACGGTTGCAGTTTACGGATGGTATACAGATATGAGTAGTGGAGCAAAAGAACGTTCAGATACTATGAGACACCGAATAAAAATTTATTTAAATAACACGGAAATAATGGATAAAAAATGGATAGGACCAAATGAATATCCACAAAAAACATTCGAAGGAGTTGCCTCATCTCTAAAAGAAGGACAAAACACATTAAAATTCGAGGTGGTCAAGGATGATTCGTCAACGGATAAAGATATTTTGTTCTTCGATTGGTTTGAAGTACGTTATTCTAAGAGTTACAGAGCCAGTAACGGAGAATTAAAGTTCCACGGTAAAGATAAATTCACAATTACAGATTTTCAAGAAAGTCCAATAATATTCAATATTTCTAATCCATTACATCCTGTTAAAGTTTATGGATCAAGCTTTGCAAATGGAACAGCAGAGTTTTACGGGACCGAAGGAAATTATTATGCAAGTTGCAGATACAAGTCTATTAGCAGCATAAAGACTGAAAGTCCTTATAATTTAAGAAATAAAACTGCAGTTGTAAAAAATATAATAATTTCACCTTCGGATTTTATGGAATATGCGATAAGACTTAAAGACTATAGAAACAATTACGGTATGGCAACGGAAGTAGTTGCTTTGAATGATATTTACAACAACTTTTCATGGGGATTATCCAGCTCTCCTTATGCAATAAAAAACTTTTTAACTTATGCATATGACAACTGGGGCGAACCAGGATATTGTTTACTGCTTGGTGCCGGAACGTTTGCATACAAGTCAGATGTTCCCAAAAACCGTATTCCTGCGAGAGAAGAAGGGTATAAAGTCGGAGAATACGGATATCCGCCTCAAAGCAATTACTGTTGGGACGATTGGTTTACTGACAGAGATTTTGCCATAGGAAGAATTACGGCAAAAAGTAAAGAAGAAGCCAGCAATGCCGTAGATAAACTTATTAAATATGAAACAAGTCAGGGCGTATGGCAGAACAGAGTATTGTTAATATCTGACGATGAATATCCTGACAGGGATATGTTCGTAGCGAATTTAGAGCGATGTGCAAATATGCTTCCAAAAGAATATGATGCATTTAAGGTTTATTCGATGAACTATCCGTTAGAAGGTACTGTTAAACCTAGGGCAGAAAACGATATCATAAGAAACATTGACAAAGGTATGTATATGACGCTTGCATCCGGTCATGGCAATCTTTACCTTTTTTGTCACGAGGTTCTTTTTTACAATCCCCGTGATATTGATGCACTAAATAACAGCGTAAAAAATCCTATCTGGCAATTCTGGTCATGTGGCGTGGGATGTTTTGATAGGATAGATGATGATTGTATGGCCGATTATTTGCAAAAGGTATACAACAAGGGCGCCATTGCTTCTGTAGCGTCAACCAGGACTACAGGTGGTTCTTCAGGTATGGATACTTTACTAATTAGTCTTTTACTTAAGCAGAAATTAAACACATTAGGACAGGGAATGTATGGGCGCAGTCTTGCAAAAGATTTACAAGTAAATGAGAATTTATTTGCAGATCCAGCAACAAGATTGCCTGAAAGGGTTATATCAGTGGAAATAGACTCTTTCTCAAATGTAATCAGAGGCGGTGAAAAATTGATTGTGAAAGGTAAAGCACCTGGAGCTAAATTTGCTTTTATTACCGTCAGGAGTTCCGAATATACTTATACATACAACTATAACAGCATTTCTTATGCTGGCATTACAGGTAGTACAAAATATAAGATGCGGGGAAGAATGCTAATGGGGCCTGACCAAAAACCTTTCCAGCTAATTGATGATATACTTTTCGAAGGTGTTACCGAAGTAAAAAATGGAGTATGGGAACAGGAATTTTTTATCCCGGAACTTGACTCTATTCAGGATACTTTAATTTGTGGGGATCAAGCTAAAATCAGTGTTTTTGCATGGAATGGCAATTTATGTGGCAATACATACAAAGACATATCTGCTAAATGGGGTAAAGGCAATATAAAAGACATAACAGGACCTAAAATTACAATGGCTGCAAATGGCAAAACAATTAAATTAGGAGAACCGGATACTTTCTTTACGGTACCCGGACAATTCACATTTTCAGCCACATTAGAAGATGAATCCGGAATAAATATATTTAACAGAATAACACCCCTTAATCTTGTCCTTGCGCTTAAAATAAAAAGCGGTAAATTATTAGATTTTAATGTGCAACTTGCAGATTATTTTCAATATGATGTTGGAAGTTGTACTCGTGGCAGAGTTTCATATCAACTGGATTTAACTGAAAAAATAGACACACTGGTGTTTCAGGCATCTGATAACTTAGGCAATACAAGTGTCACCACTGCTATATTAAGAATTGAACCTGCAAGCGAACTAACCCTTACAAAAGTTATGAACTTTCCAAATCCTGTGCGAGGAGAACATACGGAATTTCATTTCTTTTTATCAAAACAGTCAAGCGTAACTATAAAAATTTATACTGTTTCCGGCAGGTTTATTAAAACTATCGAATCCGCGGCTTTACTCCCGGGCTCAAACAAAATTTACTGGGACACAAGAGATAAACTCGGAAATAGAGTGGCTAATGGTATCTACATGTATAAAATCAATGCGGTATCAGAGGGGTCTACAAGAGAAGAAATATCTAAAGTTTATAAACTTATGATTCTCAGATAA
- the hypB gene encoding hydrogenase nickel incorporation protein HypB, which produces MQRKTKIIESIDGEIFDIELSEDLLKKNKEIAKENKKLLEKHNILAIDIMGAIGAGKTTLITKIVSILSKKYKIAVLCGDLTTTLDADIIKSAGAEVIQINTGKECHLDANLVRKAIKELPLNKIDLLIIENVGNLICPGEFVLGTHKRMVVVSVTEGPFMVVKHPYIFMEANIGVINKIELKDVMGVEPKKLQSAMKKIKPGIKVFETSARKNIGVELLATFISKLLK; this is translated from the coding sequence ATGCAAAGAAAAACTAAAATAATAGAAAGTATTGATGGAGAAATTTTTGATATTGAACTATCTGAAGACCTTCTTAAAAAGAATAAAGAAATAGCTAAAGAGAATAAAAAGTTATTGGAAAAACATAATATATTAGCAATTGATATTATGGGAGCAATAGGAGCCGGGAAAACTACTTTAATAACAAAAATAGTAAGTATTTTAAGTAAAAAATACAAAATTGCCGTTCTATGCGGAGACTTAACAACAACTCTTGATGCAGATATTATTAAATCTGCAGGAGCAGAAGTAATTCAGATAAATACGGGGAAAGAATGCCATTTAGATGCCAATCTTGTAAGAAAGGCAATAAAAGAACTTCCTTTAAATAAAATTGATTTATTAATTATTGAAAATGTAGGGAATCTTATATGTCCCGGAGAATTTGTACTCGGAACACACAAAAGAATGGTAGTCGTTTCCGTGACGGAAGGACCTTTTATGGTTGTAAAACATCCTTATATCTTTATGGAAGCTAATATAGGAGTAATTAATAAAATAGAATTGAAAGATGTAATGGGTGTAGAACCTAAAAAATTACAATCTGCTATGAAAAAGATAAAACCCGGTATAAAAGTTTTTGAAACCAGTGCACGAAAAAACATAGGCGTTGAACTTCTCGCCACTTTCATTAGTAAGTTATTAAAATAA
- a CDS encoding T9SS type A sorting domain-containing protein: protein MKNKGLKGIIVGIFLAGILSAEQTKITISNSIGDQILPTVCKGKLSYLVCWVDNRAGTNMDRVYGQIVSEYGMLEGTEFLITLTSGISKPIITFNPTDNKFLVTSFEWNRGFFVSNNGSILDSTDIWMSEEGIYPEAMCFDGDKYFAAFYCTYGANKHKLLGKFFSKDGKSTDDTLITLDEINIPKDISIAFNNNQYLVVWSDALEENYDIRAQLLSKQGKLLSTDLYISYEEWDESSPKVSSDGTNWFVIWEGDCQIKGRIVSQAGQLVDDSAITLIEDKDSYFPSLSFNGDMYIVSTSTINEFNIIMIAQSGKIIRKESFSQNEQVYWTDISADKFGYLTVFGTKNTQDYDLYGMFENTGVYEFPDTNIFRVISNPFVGFSRVSGYTGELQIYDILGRKVETINITNEWTTFGNNLQKGIYFAKPRDNCGIKPFKIVKMR, encoded by the coding sequence ATGAAAAATAAAGGTTTGAAGGGAATAATTGTTGGAATTTTTCTTGCCGGCATATTATCAGCAGAGCAGACAAAAATTACGATTTCAAATAGTATCGGGGATCAGATATTGCCTACCGTTTGCAAAGGGAAATTATCATATTTAGTTTGTTGGGTGGATAATCGCGCGGGAACAAATATGGATAGAGTTTATGGACAAATAGTATCAGAATATGGGATGCTTGAGGGAACAGAGTTTTTAATAACTTTGACTTCCGGTATTTCCAAGCCTATTATTACTTTCAACCCAACAGATAACAAGTTTTTAGTAACTAGTTTTGAATGGAATAGAGGATTTTTTGTTTCGAACAATGGTTCAATATTGGACAGCACTGATATATGGATGTCAGAGGAGGGAATATATCCTGAAGCTATGTGTTTTGACGGGGACAAATATTTTGCGGCTTTCTACTGCACATACGGAGCAAATAAACATAAGCTTTTAGGAAAGTTTTTTTCAAAGGACGGTAAATCCACAGACGATACTTTAATTACGCTTGACGAAATAAACATTCCAAAGGATATAAGCATTGCTTTTAATAATAACCAATATTTAGTAGTATGGAGCGATGCTTTAGAAGAAAACTATGACATTCGAGCGCAATTGTTATCAAAACAAGGGAAACTACTATCTACCGATTTGTACATATCTTATGAAGAGTGGGATGAGTCTTCCCCGAAAGTAAGTTCTGACGGTACAAATTGGTTCGTGATATGGGAAGGAGACTGCCAGATAAAAGGGAGAATAGTTTCTCAAGCCGGGCAATTAGTGGATGATTCTGCGATCACTTTAATTGAGGATAAAGATTCTTATTTCCCATCCTTAAGTTTTAACGGGGATATGTATATTGTCAGCACGTCAACAATAAATGAATTTAACATTATAATGATTGCACAGTCAGGGAAAATTATCCGCAAGGAATCTTTTTCACAAAACGAACAGGTATACTGGACAGATATTTCTGCGGATAAATTTGGTTATCTTACAGTATTCGGCACAAAAAATACACAGGATTATGATTTATACGGAATGTTCGAAAATACCGGGGTTTATGAATTTCCAGACACGAATATTTTCAGAGTAATTTCCAATCCTTTTGTTGGGTTTTCAAGAGTAAGTGGTTATACGGGAGAATTACAAATTTACGACATTTTAGGCAGAAAAGTGGAAACCATAAACATAACAAATGAATGGACTACTTTTGGGAACAACTTACAAAAAGGAATTTATTTTGCAAAGCCCAGAGATAATTGCGGGATAAAGCCATTTAAGATAGTGAAGATGAGGTAA
- the thiC gene encoding phosphomethylpyrimidine synthase ThiC, which translates to MTQINYALKGKITPEIMAVARQEGLSPETIAKGVANGEIVITCNSKYSLKHPCGIGKGLRTKINANIGSSTDCCDIKLEKKKAQVAREAGADTIMDLSTGGDLRKFRKIIQEAFAGPIGTVPIYQVATETVKSKGGIVFMTSDDIFKVIEEQAKDGVDFITVHCGVTREVFDRLCAQTRIMDIVSRGAAFLITWMLANKKENPLYEHFDRLLDIAYKYDVILSLGDGFRPGAIGDATDRAQIQELLILGELKERANKRGVQVMIEGPGHVPLNEVAMNIQLEKKICQGAPFYVLGPIVTDIAPGYDEITSAIGGAIAASAGADFLCYVTPAEHGGLPNIEEVRRGIIASKIAAHAGDIVKGIKGAKERDNELSKARKKLNWDRQTELAIDPEILKKFRLERKPKMSEVCTMCGDYCAIKIVEDAIKKHK; encoded by the coding sequence ATGACACAGATTAATTATGCACTTAAGGGGAAAATCACTCCAGAAATAATGGCTGTTGCAAGACAGGAAGGGTTATCTCCTGAAACTATAGCTAAAGGGGTAGCAAACGGTGAAATTGTTATTACTTGCAACTCAAAATACAGTTTAAAACATCCTTGTGGAATTGGCAAAGGGCTGAGAACTAAGATAAATGCAAACATTGGTTCTTCCACAGACTGCTGTGATATTAAATTGGAGAAAAAGAAAGCTCAAGTAGCAAGAGAAGCAGGAGCAGATACGATTATGGATTTATCCACAGGCGGAGATTTAAGAAAATTTAGAAAAATTATTCAGGAGGCTTTTGCCGGACCAATTGGAACAGTCCCCATATACCAGGTAGCCACAGAAACAGTTAAATCCAAAGGGGGAATTGTTTTTATGACTTCTGATGATATTTTCAAAGTCATAGAAGAACAGGCTAAAGATGGAGTAGATTTTATAACCGTACACTGCGGAGTTACAAGAGAAGTATTTGACAGGCTATGTGCTCAAACAAGAATTATGGATATCGTTTCAAGAGGAGCAGCGTTTTTAATCACATGGATGTTAGCAAATAAAAAAGAAAATCCTTTATATGAGCATTTTGACCGTTTACTTGATATTGCATATAAATACGATGTTATTTTATCTCTTGGTGATGGATTCAGACCCGGAGCAATTGGTGATGCAACAGACAGAGCTCAAATTCAAGAACTTCTTATTCTTGGAGAGCTTAAAGAAAGAGCAAATAAAAGAGGAGTACAGGTAATGATAGAGGGGCCCGGACATGTTCCTCTGAATGAAGTAGCAATGAACATACAATTGGAGAAAAAAATATGTCAGGGTGCACCGTTTTATGTTTTAGGGCCAATAGTTACAGACATTGCCCCCGGGTATGATGAAATAACAAGCGCCATAGGTGGAGCAATCGCAGCTTCCGCGGGAGCAGATTTTTTATGCTATGTTACTCCTGCAGAACACGGCGGATTACCCAATATAGAGGAAGTCAGAAGAGGAATAATCGCATCAAAAATTGCAGCACACGCGGGAGACATTGTAAAGGGAATCAAAGGCGCAAAAGAAAGAGACAACGAGCTTTCAAAAGCAAGAAAAAAACTAAATTGGGATAGACAGACAGAATTGGCAATAGACCCCGAAATATTGAAAAAGTTTCGTTTGGAAAGAAAACCAAAAATGTCGGAAGTATGTACTATGTGTGGAGATTATTGCGCAATAAAAATAGTAGAAGATGCAATAAAAAAACATAAATAA
- a CDS encoding Trm112 family protein, translating into MLDDKLLEILACPKCKGDLEYDKKNNKLLCHKCKLGYRVEDDIPIMLIDEAEKLIDSK; encoded by the coding sequence ATGTTAGATGACAAATTATTAGAAATACTTGCTTGTCCTAAATGCAAGGGTGATTTAGAGTATGACAAAAAAAACAATAAACTTTTATGTCATAAATGCAAATTAGGATATAGGGTTGAAGATGATATTCCCATAATGTTGATAGATGAGGCGGAGAAATTAATAGATAGCAAGTAG
- a CDS encoding zinc metalloprotease HtpX, producing MAGMQFKMGLLVIILFSIVFGIVSLVAYTMGITSFYFYLMISVIFMLIQYLISPKLVEWGMRVKYVTPQEAPDLHSMITELSARAGIPKPRVGIAQIALPNAFAFGRWTSDGRVCVTQGIMNLLSKDELRAVLAHEISHLKNRDVLTITLLSVIPIILYRIAWHTMFFGGGRRSENNNGGAIALVGFISFLFYLITNLLVLYASRIREYFADYGSVKLGNRPSALASALYKLVYGSARTSKEGIKEVEGLKAFFANDPSRAFEEFNELKQLDLDKSGTIDESEMEKLRRGSIKIGFGAKTMEVFSTHPNMLKRIQKLATYERIN from the coding sequence ATGGCAGGGATGCAATTTAAGATGGGATTGCTGGTAATTATTTTATTCAGTATTGTTTTTGGGATTGTCTCCTTAGTTGCATACACGATGGGAATAACTTCTTTTTATTTTTATCTTATGATATCCGTTATATTTATGTTAATTCAATACCTCATAAGCCCGAAGCTTGTAGAATGGGGGATGCGAGTAAAATATGTAACTCCGCAAGAGGCGCCGGACTTGCATAGTATGATAACCGAGCTTTCCGCGAGAGCAGGAATTCCAAAGCCGAGAGTCGGCATAGCCCAGATAGCGCTACCAAATGCTTTTGCATTCGGAAGATGGACGAGTGACGGCAGAGTATGTGTTACACAGGGAATAATGAATTTGCTCAGCAAGGACGAACTTCGCGCAGTTCTTGCGCATGAGATATCGCATCTTAAGAACAGGGATGTTTTGACAATTACATTATTATCAGTCATTCCGATAATACTATATCGCATAGCGTGGCATACAATGTTTTTTGGCGGTGGAAGACGAAGCGAGAACAATAACGGAGGAGCGATTGCGCTTGTCGGGTTTATATCGTTTTTGTTTTATTTAATTACTAACCTGCTTGTGCTTTATGCTTCAAGGATTCGCGAATATTTTGCGGATTACGGTTCGGTCAAGCTTGGAAATCGTCCAAGCGCTTTAGCTTCTGCTTTATATAAATTAGTGTATGGGAGTGCGCGCACTTCAAAAGAAGGGATCAAAGAAGTAGAGGGATTGAAGGCGTTTTTCGCAAATGACCCATCGCGCGCGTTTGAAGAGTTTAACGAACTCAAGCAATTGGATTTGGATAAAAGCGGAACTATTGATGAGAGCGAAATGGAAAAACTGAGAAGGGGGAGTATAAAGATAGGTTTTGGGGCAAAAACGATGGAAGTTTTCAGCACGCATCCAAATATGCTGAAGCGGATACAGAAACTGGCGACGTATGAAAGGATAAATTAA